The genomic interval AACGAGAAGGCCCGGGGCGCCGCCATCCGCATCGAGACCTACGTGAAGGAGATCGAGCGGCAGCTCAGCTGGACCACCCAGCCGCAGCTCGTGGCCTCGGCGGCGGCGGTGGACCAGCGGCGCCAGGACTCCTATCGACTCCAGCGCCAGGTGCCGCCCATCACCGAGCTGAGCTATCTAGATGCAAATGGCCGCGAACAGCTACTGATCTCGCGGCTGGCCATGGACGTGGTGGGCAGCCAGACCGACTACTCCAAGGAGCCCAAGTTCCGCGAGGCCAAGACCGGAAAGACGTACTTCAGTCCCGTCTATTTCCGCAAGGAGTCGGAGCCGTACATGACCATCGCGATGCCGCAAAGCGGCGGCGGGGTCACGGTGGCCGAGGTCAATCTCAAGTTCATCTGGGACGTGGTCTCGCAGATCAAGGTCGGCAAGGCGGGCATCGCCTACGTGGTGGATCGCACGGGGGCCCTGATCGCGCATCCCGACATTAGCCTCGTGCTCCAGAAGACCTCGCTGGACAACCTCGAGCAGGTGAAGGCGGCGATCACGCCCGACGGCCCCGAGGTGACCACCGCGAAGGATCCCAAGGGGCGCGAGGTGCTCACCGCGCACTCGACGATCACGCCGCTGGGCTGGGTGGTGTTCGTGGACCAGCCGCTCGAGGAGGCGCTCGAGCCTTTGCGCGTGTCCGCCCGCCGCACGGGGCTCTTGGTGGTGGGCGGTATTCTGCTCTCGATCGCGGTGAGCGCGCTGCTCGCCCGGCGGATGGCCCGGCCAATCCAGGTGCTGCAGGAGAGCGCGGCCAAGATCGGCGCGGGCGACCTCGGGCACCAGATCGATCTCCGGAGCGGCGACGAGCTCGAGACGCTCGCCGACGAGTTCAACCGGATGACGAGCCGGTTGCGCGAGTCGTATGCGACGCTGGAGCAGCGGGTCGAGGACCGGACGCGCGAGCTCTCCGAGGCTCTCGAGCAGCAGACCGCCACCGCCGAGATCCTGCGGGTCATTTCCTCGTCCCCGACCGACCTTCAGCCGATGTTCGACGCGATCGCCCGCAATGCCCTCCGACTCTGTCAGGGGCGCTTCAGCACGGTGCTGCGCGTCGAGGACGGGCTCATCTACCCCGCGGCCCGGCACAACTTCGGCGACAGCACGTTCTCGGAGGTCGCGGATCCGTATCCGGTGCGCGTCGACTCCGATGAGGTGGTAGCGCAGGCGATCCGCGGACGCGTGATGATCCACATGCCCGACATCGACGCCGACCCGCGGACGACGCCCGTGGCCGCGCGCGTCACCCGGCTCCTCGGGGTGAAGAGTCACGTGATCGTGCCGATGCTCCGTGAGGACGTCAGCATCGGCGCCATCATCGTCGGGCGAACCACCGTTGGCTCCTTCACTCCCGCGCAGCTCGCGCTCCTGCAGACGTTCGCCGACCAGGCGGTGATCGCCATCGAGAACGTCCGGCTCTTCAAGGAGCTCGAAGAGAAAAACCGCACCATCACCGAGGCGCTGGAGCAGCAGACGGCGACTGCCGAGGTGCTCCGGGTGATCTCGTCCTCGCCGACGGACGTGCAGCCGGTGTTCGCCTCCGTCCTCTCCAGCGCGGTGCGGCTGTGCGGCGCGCAGTTCGCCGGCGTGTTCCGGTACGAGGGCGGGCTGGTGCACTTCGTGACGTCGCATCAGTGGCCGGATGCCCAGCTCGAGGTCGTGCGCCAGCGCTTCCCCATGCCCCCGGGCGAGGGAAGTCTCGCCGCCCGGGCCATCCGGGACCGGCGCGTCGTGCAGACCCCGGACTACGTGGCCGAGCCGGCGGTGCAGGCGCGCTGGAAGTTCGGCGGCCCGGCGCCGCGCGGCACCATCGCGATGCCCATCCTGCGGGAGGACGTCCCCCTAGGCTGTATCGTCCTCGCGCGCGACGAGCCCGGGCTGTTCTCGGAGGAGCATGTGGCGCTGCTCCAGACCTTCGCCGACCAGGCGGGGATCGCCATCGACAACGTCCGGCTCTTCAAGGAGCTGGAGGAGAAGAACCGGACCATCAGCGAGGCGCTCGAGCAGCAGACCGCCACGAGCGAGATCCTGCGCGTGATCTCATCGTCTCCGACCGACGTGCAGCCGGTGCTGGACGCGGTCGCCGAGAACGCGGCGCGGGTGTGCGGCGCCAACGACGCGATCATTCTGCGTGTCGAGGCCGAGGGCCGGGAGCTGGTTCGGGTCGCCCATTTCGGCGAGCTGCCCTTGACCTTTCCAGAGATCCGGCCCCTCAACCGGCAGAGCACGTCGGGTCGCGCCATTCTCGAAGGGCACGCGATCCACATCGAGGACATGCATGCGCCGGAGCTCGTGCGTGAGTTCCCGATGTACGCAGGTAACCCGGAGCGCACCATCTTGGCGATGCCGCTGATGCGCGAAGGGACGGCCATCGGGGCCATCGCCATCCGGCGGACCGATGTCCGGCCGTTCACCGAGAAGCAGATCGCTCTCCTGCAGACGTTCGCCGATCAGGCGGTGATCGCCATCGAGAACGTGCGCCTGTTCACCGAGCTGCAGTCGCGCACCGCTGAGCTGACGCGCTCGGTGGGCGAGCTGGAAGCGCTGGGCGAGGTGAGCCGCGCCATCTCGTCCACGCTCGACCTCGAGGTCGTGCTGTCCACCATCGTGGCGCGGGCCAATCAGCTCGCCGAGACCGATGGCGGCGCCATGTACGAATACGACGCGGCGACGCGCGCCTTCCGCCTGTGGGCGACCGACCGATTCCCGGACGAGTTCGTGGCCGCCCTGCGCGCCACCACCTTGGTGTACGGCGAAGGGGCGGTGGGCCGGGCGGCGGCGACGCGGGCGCCCGTCCAGGTGCCCGACGTCAGGGACACCCAGGTCTACGAGAGCCGGATCCGCGACGTGCTGGTGCGCTCGGGCTACCGCTCGCTGCTCGCAGTGCCGCTGATCAGCGAGGACCAGGTGGTGGGGGCGCTGGTGGTGAACCGCCGGGTGGCCGGCGAGTTCCCGCCGCGCATCGTCGAGCTCCTGAGCACCTTCGCCACCCAGTCCGCCCTCGCCATCCAGAACGCGCGGCTGTTCAGCGAGATCGAGGACAAGAGCCGCCAGCTCGAGGTGGCCAACCAGCACAAGTCGGAGTTCCTGGCCAGCGTGTCCCACGAGCTGCGCACGCCGCTCAACGCCATCATCGGCTTCTCCGAGGTGATGCTCGAGCGGCTCTTCGGCGAGGTGAACGAGAAGCAGGAGGAGTACCTCCAGGACATCCTCTCGTCGGGGCGGCACCTCCTCTCGCTGATCAACGACATCCTCGACCTCGCCAAGATCGAGGCGGGCCGGATGGAGCTGGAGGCCGGCGACTTCGATCTCCCCCAGGCCATCGACAACACGCTCGTGCTCGTCCGCGAGCGGGCGATGCGACGGGGCATCACGGTGGAGCGGGCGGTGGATCCCGCGCTGGGCGAGATCAACGGCGACGAGCGCAAGGTCAAGCAGGTCCTGCTGAACCTCCTGTCCAATGCGGTCAAGTTCACTCCGGAGGGCGGCCGCATCGACGTGCGGGCGACGGCGGTGAACGGCACGGTCGAGATCTCGGTGACCGACACCGGCGTCGGCATCGCGCCGGAGGACCAGGAGGCGGTGTTCGAGGAGTTCCGCCAGGTCGGTACGGACTACGCGCGCAAGCACGAGGGCACCGGGCTCGGCCTGGCCCTGGCGCGGAAGTTCGTCGAGCTCCACGGCGGCAAGATCTGGGTCACGAGCCAGGTGGGGCACGGCTCCACCTTCACCTTCACCATCCCGGTATCCCGATGAGGCGAGCATGGCAGGCGAGCTGATCCTCGTCGTCGAGGACAACGACAAGAACCGCAAGCTGGTCCGCGACGTGCTGACCGCCAAGGGCTATCGCCTCGTGGAGGCGGAGACTGGCGAGGACGGCGTGCGCCTGGCCCGAGACGAGCATCCCGCCCTCGTGCTGATGGACATTCAGCTCCCGGGCATCAACGGGATCGAGGCGCTGCGCCAGCTCCGGGCCGATGCGGCCACCGCCGGGATCCCCGTCATCGCGGTGACCGCCTCGGCGATGACCCAGGACCGGCAGAAGATCCTCGCCGCCGGGTTCGACGCCTATCAGTCGAAGCCCATCAGCATCCGGCCCTTCTTGGACCTCGTGCGCGAGGTCCTCGATCGCCCGCGAGAGTCGCGCGCATGAGTGAGCCCACGCGCATCCTGGTGGTGGACGACACCCCCGTCAATCTCAAGCTCCTGGGCGACCTGCTGACCGCGAAGGGCTACACGATCACCACCGCGGCCTCCGGCCCCGAGGCCCTCGAGAAGATCGACCGGGACCCGCCGGACCTGGTGCTACTGGACGTGATGATGCCGGGCATGAGCGGCTATGAAGTGTGCAAGAAGCTCCGCGAGAACCCCGCCACCGCGATCCTGCCGGTGGTGATGGTCACCGCGCTCGATCCGGCGCAGGAGCGCGTCAAAGGGATCGACGCGGGGGCCGACGACTTCCTCACCAAGCCCATCAATCAACCGGAGCTGCTCGCCCGCGTGAGGTCGCTGCTGCGGGTGAAGTCCCTGTGGGATCAGCTCGGCGATCTCAATCGTACGCTCGAGTCGCGGGTCGCCGAGCAGGTCGGGCAGCTCGAGCGCCTGGCCAAGCTCAAGCGCTTCTTCTCACCGCAGCTCGCCGAGGCCATCGTCAACGGCGGTGCCGACGACCCCCTCAAGAGCCATCGCCGCGAGGTCACGGTGGTGTTCATCGATCTCCGCGGCTTCACCGCGTTCGCCGAGACCGCGGAGCCGGAAGAGGTCATGAGCGTGCTCCGCGAGTACCACGCGGCGATGGGCGAGCTCATCCTCACCCACGAAGGGACGCTCGAGCGGTTCACCGGCGACGGCATGATGATCTTCTTCAACGATCCCGTGCCGGTGCCGAACCCGCAGGAGCGCGCGGTGCGCATGGCGCTCGCCATGCGGGCGCGCGTGGACGACCTCATGCGTGGCTGGCGAAAACGCGGCTATGAGCTCGACTTCGGCGTGGGCATCGCCGAGGGCTACGCGACCATCGGCGCCATCGGCTTCGAGGGGCGCTGGGACTACGGGGCCATCGGCACCGTCACCAATCTCGCCGCCCGCCTCTGCGGCGAGGCCAGGCCTGGGCAGATCCTCATCTCGCGCAAGCTCCACGGGCGGGTGGACGACCTGGTCGCGGCGGAGTCCGTGGGCGAGCTCGCGCTGAAGGGCTTCTCGCGCCCGGTCAGCGCCTACAATCTGACCGCGATCAAGACCGAGTGACCGGGCGCCGGCCGCCTACTGCTGGCCGATGAAGTTCAGGATCCGGTCGCGGTGCGCCGCGACTACCTTTCGGGCGGCCGTCTCGAGGAGCTGACGGTCGCATTCCGACGTGATCACGAGCCGGGTGGGGATCTCGGCGATGCGCTCCACCACGTCGTCGGCGTCCTCGAAGGTCTTGCGCTCGGTCTCCGTCTGGCAAGCGGGCGGGAGATCGGAGAGATCCGCGGCCCACTTGGCGTCGGTGTGGCGGAGCACCATCACCGTGAGGGTCTGGGGATCCGGCACCACGCCCTGGAGCTGGAGGGTCCCGAAGAAGAGGCTCGAATACGTCGAGGCCCGCTCCTCCATGATCGAGGGGATGCGGGAAAAGTCGAAGGTGAGCAGCGAGAACGGCAGCGAGCGGCGCAGGAGCTTGCGCTCGCCGACCGAGAACGGATACGAGCTGTCGAAGCCGAGGATCAGCACGCGCTTGGCCCGCTTGATCTGGAGCTGCTTCAAGTAGAGCAGGAGCAGCGTCTCCAGGCCCTGATTCTCGTACAGGCCCCCGTCGCCGGCGTGCCAGTAGGACTCCTGCTTGCCGACCCGCATCGTGATGGGTCCGACCAGCGGCGGAAAGGATGCGGAGGCGGCGACCACGCCGCTCATGCCGAACGTGCAGGGATCCGCGCCGATGTCCATCGGCGTCAAGGGGCGAATGACCTTCCACCGCTCGCGCATCCATGCGAATGGCGTGAGCTTGCTTCCCTGCTCCTTGAGCTCTCGCTCGAGATCGGCAAAGAAGTCGTAGTCGAACGCTTCCGGGGCCAGCGAGGTCATCGCGAGCCGGCGGCCGTTGTTGTAGAGGGTCGTGTTGACGATGAGTCCCGGGCTGTCGCCCGCGGTCTCGCGCGCGGCGACGGTTTGCAGGCGCGCGTCGCCGTAGAGCTTCTCCGCGAGGATCTCGGCGAGCGTCCGGGCCGCGAGCGCCGAGTTGATCCACCGGAAGGACAGGAGCTGCCGCCAGATCAGCGGCGTCTCGAAGTCCTGGCTCAGATCCTCCCGGTACTGCTTGAAGAAGGTCTGGTACTCGGCGGTCATGGTGCCGTCGGGATTCAGGACCTTCACGCCCTTGCCCGGTTTCCGCAGCGCGTAGTGCGTCGCGGCGATGCTGCCGCCCGACACGCTCGAGAGATGCGTGATGTGCTCGAGCAGCGAGGAGCCGTCGGGCATGCGCACGCCGGCCAGGGCCTCGAGCCCCGCGGAGCCGAACAGGGCGGCGCGGCTGCCGCCGCCGGACAGGGCGACGCCGATGTGCAGGTCGGCCGTGGGCACCGTGACTCCGCAGTCGCGCGCGTCCTTGCCCGGAACGAGTGTCACGTAGTGGGCGCTCGCGCAGCCGGAGAGAAGGGTCACGCAGAGCCCCAGCGTCATCACCCGCATTGCCGTCATGGGCGCCCCTCCCCGGTGCAGGAGCGGTTCACCTCAGGACACGGGCCAGCCTTCGCGCCGCCACCCCATGTCCCAGAACATCCACTCGTAGCGGCTGGTGGCGAGGAAGTGCCGGCGCATCGCCGCGCGCTCCGTCTCGCCCACGCGTCCCGCCATCACGTTGGTCGCCTCCAGCACCGCTTCCACCAGCGCGCCGAACTCCCCCGACGCGTAGGTGCCGATCCAGCGCGTGTAGAGCGGATCGGGCGAGCCGCGCCGCTCGAGCTCCTTGCCTACCTCCCAGTAGATCCAGTAGCAGGGCAGGAGCGCGGCCATGTTCTCGTGGAAGGGCGCGCCGTAGGCGACGGCGAGGAGATAGGAGGTGTAGGCCAGGTTGGTGGGAGCCAGCGGCGTGGTCGCCACCTCGTCGACGGTGAGCCCGAACTCCTTGAAGAAGCTCTCGTGGAGCTGTCGTTCCACCTTGAGCGCGCCCGCCGCGTGCTCGTTGAACATGATGATCCAGTCGTCCTGAGGCGCGTGGGCGGCGGCGACGGAGAGCGCCCGGGCGAAGTCGCGCAGATAGAGCGCGTCCTGGACGGCGTAGAAGCGGAAGCTGTGGCGCGGGAGCGAGCCGTCGGTGAGGCCGGCGACGAAGGGATGACGGAGGATGGACGCGTAGATGCCGTCGATGGAGCGCCAGAGCGTGCTCGTGAAAGTCATGGCCCGGGGTATTCTACCGCCGGGGACACGCCGATGCCGACCATCCTCACCCATGCCGTCGTGGCCTGCGGCATCAGCAGTGTGCTCACGCGGTTTCGTCGGATGCCGCCGCTGTTCTGGTTGCTCGCGGCTGGACTCTCCATCCTGCCCGACGCGGACGTGGTGGCGTGGCCTCTCGGTATTCCCTGGGGTACGCTCTGGGCGCACCGGGGCATCACGCACTCGTTTCCCACCGCCGCCCTGGTGTCCTACGTGGGCGCGCGGGTCGCCTTCCGGCCGCTGCGCCTGCCGTTCTTCTGGCTGTGGGGCTGCTATTTCCTCGTGATGGCCTCCCACGGCTTCCTCGACGCGTTCACCAACGGCGGACCCGGCGTGGCCTTCCTCGCGCCCTTCGACGACACGCGCTACTTCTTTCCGTGGCGTCCAATCGTGGTCTCGCCCATCGGGCGCGACATCCTGAGCCACTGGGGCCTGCGCACGATCGTGAGCGAGCTCCTCTGGGTGTGGGCGCCGACGATCGCGCTGGTCGGGATGGCCTGGCTAGCGCGCGGGCGCGGGGTCCGCCGGCCGGCATGACCGAGCAGGTCGTCCAGATCATCGGCGCGATCCTGATCCTCGTCGGGTTCGTGCTCTCGCAGCTCCGGATGCTCGCGCAGGATTCGTATCCGTATCTCCTCGCGAATCTCGCCGGCGCGATCATCCTGACCGTCGACGCCTGGCACGGGAGCCAGTGGGGCTTCGTGCTGCTCGAGGGCGTCTGGTCGCTGGTCTCGCTCGCGGGCGTGGTGGCAAAGGCGCGCGGCGGCGCGGGTGCCCCGCATTGACAGCCCGCCCCGCGCGCGCCTAGCATCCGGGGATGGGCAAAGTGCGGACGTCCCGCCGTCGGGGCAAGGTGCGGTTGTCGCGGAAGGCCGCCGCGATGCTCCGCCTGGCCCGGGTCTCGCGCATCGCCACCGCGGGCGCCAGCGGGACTCCGCACCTCGTTCCCGTGTGCCACGCGCTGGTGGGGGGAAAACTCTACCTGGGGTCGGGCAAGCGCGGCCGCAAAGTGCGGAACGTGCTCTCCAATCCCCGGCTGACCCTGACCGTCGACGAATACGCGGAAGACTGGGCGTGGCTTCGCGGCGTCATGGTGCAGGGGCGCGCGCGGGTGATCGAGCGCGGGCCGACCTTCCGCCGCATCCGCCGCGCGATCTATCGTAAGTACGTGCAGTACCCCACCGACGCGGCGCTGAGCGAGTCGGACTCGGTCATCATCGAGCTGACACCCACGCACGTATTCACCTGGGGGTTGGATTGATTGGCGAGCCGCAGCCGGAGGCGAGGCGAGCGGAAACGTTGATTGGCGAGCCGCAGCCGGAGGCGAGGCGAGCGGATTCGTGATTCGAGTTAGGCCGGGCGCTGCCCTGTCCCGTCGCGCGCTGCTACAGGCGGCAGGGGCCCTGATCGTCACATTCTCGCTCCCGTCCGCCGCCCGCGCCCAGACCCCGCGCATCGGCGAGGACGAGCCGGTCCTGCCCGGCCAGGTCGCCGCGCCGGGGCAGTCCATCCCCCCCGGCCAGATCGACGCCTGGCTCGCCATCGCGCCCGACGGCGGCGTCAACCTCTACACGGGGAAGGTGGAGCTCGGCACCGGTGTCGCGACCGCGCTGGCTCAGATCGTCGCCGAGGAGTTGGACGTCGCGGTGGCGCGCATCACGGTCGTGCAGGGCGACACCGCGCGCACGCCCGATCAGGGCGTCACCGCCGGGAGCAAGACCATTCAGCGCGGCGCCGCGGTGATCCGGCAGGCCGCCGCCGACGCCCGGTACACCCTTCGCCTCCTCGCCTCGGTGCGGCTGTCCACCTCGGTGGATCAGCTCGCGACGGCCGACGGCGTGGTCCGCGTGATCGACGATCCGACGCGGCGGGCCACCTACGGCGAGCTGGTGGGCGGCCGCCGATTCAGCCGGCCCGTCACCCGCGACTTCCAGACCAAGCCGCGCGCCGCCTACACGGTGGTCGGGACCTCGGTGCCGCGGCTCGACATTCCCGGGAAGGCGACGGGCGTCCACGTCTACGTGCAGGACGTCCGCGTGCCGGGCATGCTCCACGGGCGCGTGGTCCGGGCCCGCGAGGTCGGGGCGCGCGTGGCCGCGGTGGACGAGAGCTCGGTGCGCGGCCTGCCCGGCCTCGTGCGCGTGGTGCGCGAGGGCGACTTCGTGGGCGTGGTCTGCGAGCGCGAGGAGCAGGCCATCGCGGCCGCGCGCGCGCTCACGGTGACCTGGCGGGTCGGCTCGCGCTTGCCCGCCATGGCGGCGCTGCACGACGCGCTCGCCCAGATCCCGTCCACGGCGCGCGTGCTCGTCAACCGCGGGGACGTGGACGGCGTCCTGAAACGGGCCGCCGCCTCCCTCGAGCGCGAGTATCGCTGGCCTTACCAGATGCACGCCTCCATCGGGCCGTCGTGCGGCGTCGCCGACGTGCGCAAGGGCGGCACCACGGTGTGGACGGCGAGCCAGAGCGTGTTCGAGCTGCGCGGCGCGCTGGCCGGGCTCCTCGGTCTGCCCGCCGAGCGCGTGCGCGCGATCTTCGTGGAGGGCTCCGGCTGCTACGGCCACAACGGCGCCGACGACGCGGCCGCCGATGCCGCGATCCTCTCGCGCGCGGTGGGCCGGCCGGTGCGCGTCCAGTGGATGCGCCACGACGAGCACGGCCACGAGCCCAAGGGCCCGGCGATGGTCATGCGGGTGCGGGGCGCGCTCGACGCCGACCGGCACGTGGCCGCGTGGGACTACGCGGTGTGGACGCCCACCCACACGCGGCGGCCCGCCGGCCGCGCGGGCAATCTCCTCGCGGGGGAGGAGACGGGTGCGCTGGAGACGCTGCCGCGCGTGGGGGGCGGCGACCGGAACGCCCAGCACGGCTACACGTTCCCCTCGAACCGAGTGGTCGTGCACGAGCTCGACCGGAGCCCGCTCCGCGTGTCGGCGCTACGGGGGCTCGGCGCGCCCGCGAACACCTTCGCCAGCGAGTCGTTCGTAGACGAGCTGGCCGCGGCGGCGGGCGCCGATCCCGTCGAATTCCGCCTCCGTCACCTCGGCGATCCGCGCGCGGTCGCGGTCATCCGGGCGGCGGCGCGCGCGGCCGGCTGGACGCCGCGGCCCGCGCCCGGCGCGCGCGGCAACGACCCCGCGGTGGGACGGGGGATCGCCTACTGCCAGTACGAGAACGAGAACGCCTACGTGGCCGCGGTCGTCGAGGTGGAAGTGAGCCGGGCTCGCGGGACCATTCGGGTGCGCCGGGTCGCGGTCGCCCACGACTGCGGGCTCGTGGTGAATCCGGACGGCGTGCGCAACCAGATCGAGGGCAATGTCCTGCAGGCGATCAGCCGGACGCTCAAGGAAGCCGTCCAGTTCGATGCGGGCGGGGTGACGAGCCTCGACTGGTCCTCCTATCCCATCCTCACCTTCGCCGAGGCTCCGGACACGGTGGAGATCGTCCTGCTGGATCCCGGCGACAAGCCGCCCGTCGGCGCGGGCGAGCCCGCCACCTGTCCCATTCCCGCCGCCATCGCCAATGCCGTCTTCGACGCCACGGGCGTCCGGCTGCGCACGGTGCCGTTCACCCCGGATCGCGTCCGCGAGGAGCTTGCCCGCGCATGAACCACCGCCTCGACAAGAGCCAGGTGCACCACGAGTGGAACAACGCCCTGCCGCCGCGGCTCGAGATCGCGCCCGGTGACACCGTCACCTTCGAGACGCGCGACGCCGCGGACGGGTACTACTCGCCGTCGTCGACGCATGACGACGTCATCAAGCGCGGCCCGTTCCGCGGCCATCCGCTGACGGGGCCGGTGCGGGTGCGCGGCGCCCGGCCGGGTGACGTGCTCGCGGTCGAGATCCTCGAGGTGAAGCCGGGGGCGGCCTTCGGGTGGACGGCGATCCGGCCCGGGCGCGGCCTCCTCCCCGAGGCCGACTTCCCGAAGCCGTATCTGCAGATCTGGGACGTCTCCGACGGGAAGTTCGCCCGCAAGGGCAGCCGCATCGCGGTGCCCATCGAGGCCTTCCCCGGCGTGATGGGCACGGCGCTGCCCGAGCCGGGCGGGCACAGCACCATGCCGCCCCGGAAGAACGGCGGCAACATGGACATCAAGCAGCTCACCGCGGGCACGACGCTCGAGCTCCCGGTGTGGGTGGACGGCGCGCTGTTCAGCGTCGGCGACGGCCACGCCGCGCAGGGCGACGGCGAGGTGTGCGTGACCGCGGTGGAGATGAACGCGGAGGTGACGCTGCGCTTCGACCTCAAGTCGGGGCGCGGACTGCCCGAGCCGCGCTTCCGCACACGCGGGCCCATCGCGACCGCGACCAATCGGGGCGCCTGGGTGGCCACCACCGCGCACGGCCCCGATCTCTTCGCGTCCGCGCAACAGGCGATTCGCTATATGATTGAGCACCTGGTGGAGGAGCGGGGCCTCTCGCGGGAGGAGGCGTATATCGTGTCGAGCGTGGCGGTGGACCTCAAGATCAGCGAGATCGTAGACGCGCCGAACTGGATCGTCTCGGCGTTCCTGCCCGAA from Candidatus Methylomirabilota bacterium carries:
- a CDS encoding pyridoxamine 5'-phosphate oxidase family protein, with the translated sequence MRTSRRRGKVRLSRKAAAMLRLARVSRIATAGASGTPHLVPVCHALVGGKLYLGSGKRGRKVRNVLSNPRLTLTVDEYAEDWAWLRGVMVQGRARVIERGPTFRRIRRAIYRKYVQYPTDAALSESDSVIIELTPTHVFTWGLD
- a CDS encoding response regulator; translation: MSEPTRILVVDDTPVNLKLLGDLLTAKGYTITTAASGPEALEKIDRDPPDLVLLDVMMPGMSGYEVCKKLRENPATAILPVVMVTALDPAQERVKGIDAGADDFLTKPINQPELLARVRSLLRVKSLWDQLGDLNRTLESRVAEQVGQLERLAKLKRFFSPQLAEAIVNGGADDPLKSHRREVTVVFIDLRGFTAFAETAEPEEVMSVLREYHAAMGELILTHEGTLERFTGDGMMIFFNDPVPVPNPQERAVRMALAMRARVDDLMRGWRKRGYELDFGVGIAEGYATIGAIGFEGRWDYGAIGTVTNLAARLCGEARPGQILISRKLHGRVDDLVAAESVGELALKGFSRPVSAYNLTAIKTE
- a CDS encoding metal-dependent hydrolase; this encodes MPTILTHAVVACGISSVLTRFRRMPPLFWLLAAGLSILPDADVVAWPLGIPWGTLWAHRGITHSFPTAALVSYVGARVAFRPLRLPFFWLWGCYFLVMASHGFLDAFTNGGPGVAFLAPFDDTRYFFPWRPIVVSPIGRDILSHWGLRTIVSELLWVWAPTIALVGMAWLARGRGVRRPA
- a CDS encoding molybdopterin cofactor-binding domain-containing protein, which codes for MIRVRPGAALSRRALLQAAGALIVTFSLPSAARAQTPRIGEDEPVLPGQVAAPGQSIPPGQIDAWLAIAPDGGVNLYTGKVELGTGVATALAQIVAEELDVAVARITVVQGDTARTPDQGVTAGSKTIQRGAAVIRQAAADARYTLRLLASVRLSTSVDQLATADGVVRVIDDPTRRATYGELVGGRRFSRPVTRDFQTKPRAAYTVVGTSVPRLDIPGKATGVHVYVQDVRVPGMLHGRVVRAREVGARVAAVDESSVRGLPGLVRVVREGDFVGVVCEREEQAIAAARALTVTWRVGSRLPAMAALHDALAQIPSTARVLVNRGDVDGVLKRAAASLEREYRWPYQMHASIGPSCGVADVRKGGTTVWTASQSVFELRGALAGLLGLPAERVRAIFVEGSGCYGHNGADDAAADAAILSRAVGRPVRVQWMRHDEHGHEPKGPAMVMRVRGALDADRHVAAWDYAVWTPTHTRRPAGRAGNLLAGEETGALETLPRVGGGDRNAQHGYTFPSNRVVVHELDRSPLRVSALRGLGAPANTFASESFVDELAAAAGADPVEFRLRHLGDPRAVAVIRAAARAAGWTPRPAPGARGNDPAVGRGIAYCQYENENAYVAAVVEVEVSRARGTIRVRRVAVAHDCGLVVNPDGVRNQIEGNVLQAISRTLKEAVQFDAGGVTSLDWSSYPILTFAEAPDTVEIVLLDPGDKPPVGAGEPATCPIPAAIANAVFDATGVRLRTVPFTPDRVREELARA
- a CDS encoding response regulator, with the translated sequence MAGELILVVEDNDKNRKLVRDVLTAKGYRLVEAETGEDGVRLARDEHPALVLMDIQLPGINGIEALRQLRADAATAGIPVIAVTASAMTQDRQKILAAGFDAYQSKPISIRPFLDLVREVLDRPRESRA
- a CDS encoding GAF domain-containing protein: MRTGRLSRKYTVALVVLVTAALVASGAVQLYSSYNENKAALVALQNEKARGAAIRIETYVKEIERQLSWTTQPQLVASAAAVDQRRQDSYRLQRQVPPITELSYLDANGREQLLISRLAMDVVGSQTDYSKEPKFREAKTGKTYFSPVYFRKESEPYMTIAMPQSGGGVTVAEVNLKFIWDVVSQIKVGKAGIAYVVDRTGALIAHPDISLVLQKTSLDNLEQVKAAITPDGPEVTTAKDPKGREVLTAHSTITPLGWVVFVDQPLEEALEPLRVSARRTGLLVVGGILLSIAVSALLARRMARPIQVLQESAAKIGAGDLGHQIDLRSGDELETLADEFNRMTSRLRESYATLEQRVEDRTRELSEALEQQTATAEILRVISSSPTDLQPMFDAIARNALRLCQGRFSTVLRVEDGLIYPAARHNFGDSTFSEVADPYPVRVDSDEVVAQAIRGRVMIHMPDIDADPRTTPVAARVTRLLGVKSHVIVPMLREDVSIGAIIVGRTTVGSFTPAQLALLQTFADQAVIAIENVRLFKELEEKNRTITEALEQQTATAEVLRVISSSPTDVQPVFASVLSSAVRLCGAQFAGVFRYEGGLVHFVTSHQWPDAQLEVVRQRFPMPPGEGSLAARAIRDRRVVQTPDYVAEPAVQARWKFGGPAPRGTIAMPILREDVPLGCIVLARDEPGLFSEEHVALLQTFADQAGIAIDNVRLFKELEEKNRTISEALEQQTATSEILRVISSSPTDVQPVLDAVAENAARVCGANDAIILRVEAEGRELVRVAHFGELPLTFPEIRPLNRQSTSGRAILEGHAIHIEDMHAPELVREFPMYAGNPERTILAMPLMREGTAIGAIAIRRTDVRPFTEKQIALLQTFADQAVIAIENVRLFTELQSRTAELTRSVGELEALGEVSRAISSTLDLEVVLSTIVARANQLAETDGGAMYEYDAATRAFRLWATDRFPDEFVAALRATTLVYGEGAVGRAAATRAPVQVPDVRDTQVYESRIRDVLVRSGYRSLLAVPLISEDQVVGALVVNRRVAGEFPPRIVELLSTFATQSALAIQNARLFSEIEDKSRQLEVANQHKSEFLASVSHELRTPLNAIIGFSEVMLERLFGEVNEKQEEYLQDILSSGRHLLSLINDILDLAKIEAGRMELEAGDFDLPQAIDNTLVLVRERAMRRGITVERAVDPALGEINGDERKVKQVLLNLLSNAVKFTPEGGRIDVRATAVNGTVEISVTDTGVGIAPEDQEAVFEEFRQVGTDYARKHEGTGLGLALARKFVELHGGKIWVTSQVGHGSTFTFTIPVSR
- the tenA gene encoding thiaminase II: MTFTSTLWRSIDGIYASILRHPFVAGLTDGSLPRHSFRFYAVQDALYLRDFARALSVAAAHAPQDDWIIMFNEHAAGALKVERQLHESFFKEFGLTVDEVATTPLAPTNLAYTSYLLAVAYGAPFHENMAALLPCYWIYWEVGKELERRGSPDPLYTRWIGTYASGEFGALVEAVLEATNVMAGRVGETERAAMRRHFLATSRYEWMFWDMGWRREGWPVS
- a CDS encoding patatin-like phospholipase family protein encodes the protein MTAMRVMTLGLCVTLLSGCASAHYVTLVPGKDARDCGVTVPTADLHIGVALSGGGSRAALFGSAGLEALAGVRMPDGSSLLEHITHLSSVSGGSIAATHYALRKPGKGVKVLNPDGTMTAEYQTFFKQYREDLSQDFETPLIWRQLLSFRWINSALAARTLAEILAEKLYGDARLQTVAARETAGDSPGLIVNTTLYNNGRRLAMTSLAPEAFDYDFFADLERELKEQGSKLTPFAWMRERWKVIRPLTPMDIGADPCTFGMSGVVAASASFPPLVGPITMRVGKQESYWHAGDGGLYENQGLETLLLLYLKQLQIKRAKRVLILGFDSSYPFSVGERKLLRRSLPFSLLTFDFSRIPSIMEERASTYSSLFFGTLQLQGVVPDPQTLTVMVLRHTDAKWAADLSDLPPACQTETERKTFEDADDVVERIAEIPTRLVITSECDRQLLETAARKVVAAHRDRILNFIGQQ